A window of Solea senegalensis isolate Sse05_10M linkage group LG20, IFAPA_SoseM_1, whole genome shotgun sequence contains these coding sequences:
- the LOC122786539 gene encoding proline-rich protein 15-like protein, translated as MTERAPWWKAFLPKRKSAGASKEAGSPNTLDPDFDPFAQHPEKHREPSKTTADQTQSPQDSGKNSSLHGDDTYDDSHLESVFNEQSCRRNMKVSRSGRFKEKRRVRSSLPIQERETEGMASGREDKR; from the coding sequence ATGACCGAGAGGGCCCCGTGGTGGAAGGCATTTCTTCCAAAGAGGAAGAGTGCTGGCGCCTCCAAGGAAGCGGGTTCACCCAACACCCTTGACCCAGACTTTGACCCCTTTGCACAGCATCCAGAGAAGCACAGAGAGCCGTCCAAGACCACCGCTGACCAGACCCAGTCTCCACAGGACTCCGGCAAGAACTCCAGCCTCCACGGCGATGACACCTACGACGACTCCCACCTGGAGTCCGTCTTCAACGAGCAGTCGTGTCGCCGGAACATGAAAGTGTCGCGCTCGGGCAGGttcaaagagaagaggagggtgCGCTCGAGCCTTCCCattcaagagagagagacagagggcaTGGCGTCGGGCAGAGAGGACAAACGGTGA
- the LOC122786367 gene encoding peptidyl-prolyl cis-trans isomerase FKBP14-like, with product MLMLTVLSCLCSSLLLLLLSVSGGKLPEAEVEIEVLHKPFLCRRKSKYGDILLVHHDGYFENGTMFHSSRNEGDKQAMWFTLGIKEAIKGWDKGLQDMCAGEKRKLIVPPALAYGKEGKGKIPPESTLTFIIEVLEIRNGPRSHESFQEMDLNDDWKLSKHEVKEYLKKEFERHGYPPNDTLHENMVADIFAKEDKNKDGVISSREFTYRHDEL from the exons ATGTTGATGTTGACCGTGCTGAGCTGCCTCTGCTCttccctcctgctgctgctgctctcggTCAGCGGGGGGAAACTGCCCGAGGCTGAAGTGGAGATAGAAGTGCTGCACAAACCTTTCCTCTGTCGCCGAAAGTCTAAGTATGGAGACATCCTGCTCGTGCACCACGACGGCTACTTTGAGAACGGGACCATGTTTCACTCCAG TCGGAACGAGGGTGACAAGCAGGCCATGTGGTTCACACTTGGCATCAAGGAAGCGATAAAAGGCTGGGACAAAGGCCTACAGGACATGTGTGCcggagagaagaggaaactgATCGTTCCTCCAGCACTGGCCTatgggaaggaaggaaaag GTAAGATCCCACCCGAAAGCACGTTGACCTTCATCATTGAAGTTCTTGAGATCAGAAATGGACCGAGATCGCACGAGTCATTCCAGGAGATGGACCTCAACGATGACTGGAAACTCTCCAAACATGAG GTCAAAGAATACCTGAAGAAGGAGTTTGAGCGTCACGGCTACCCGCCCAATGACACTCTGCACGAGAACATGGTGGCAGATATCTTTGCAAAAGAGGATAAGAACAAAGATGGCGTCATATCCTCCAGAGAGTTCACATACAGACATGATGAACTTTAA
- the wipf3 gene encoding LOW QUALITY PROTEIN: WAS/WASL-interacting protein family member 3 (The sequence of the model RefSeq protein was modified relative to this genomic sequence to represent the inferred CDS: inserted 1 base in 1 codon; deleted 1 base in 1 codon) has translation MPAPPPPPPPPPAPPPPPPPPSAALPQCPSEPPKLQSGGGAGRNALLADIQKGARLKKVAQVNDRSAPAVDKPKTCTGDAWSGVGVSQTGSSMGPSLGGLFAGGFPTLRPTGQRDAAGKTPVSRSSSSLSLKPQWNAPASADHEHYRTLEPRSSVHRVLAPSSSAPPSPSHSHKHPPPFLVSSPPLPPPAHPSVPPPPPPPQAFQDRPANRPPPVPSCPPPPPPSQVTKPTWLPIQHSQPSAPPPPPSPPPSAPPPSSPSAVPGTASSGCFYPPPLHTSPAXLGPPPPPPPPPLPASYTPTCPSSLPPPPPKMPPVPSPAMRPLPPSYPCNAPTRRPPAVPRSAGASRLAPPPAPPARSPSTELSTRIPPPPPPPPLPPSSLRNGHLHSLDDFESKFQFHPVEDLPPPEEFKSFPRIYPSKEHRVNSKPPGMRTHLR, from the exons ATGCCagcaccccctcctccccctccgcCTCCACCAGCGCCACCTCCACCCCCACCGCCCCCCAGTGCTGCCTTGCCACAG tGTCCATCTGAGCCTCCTAAGCTCCAATCTGGAGGAGGTGCAGGAAGGAATGCCCTGTTGGCCGACATCCAGAAAGGAGCCAGGCTCAAAAAAGTCGCACAGGTCAACGACCGAAGTGCCCCTGCTGTtgaca AGCCAAAAACCTGCACCGGAGATGCATGGAGCGGTGTGGGAGTTTCTCAGACAGGCTCATCTATGGGACCGTCTTTGGGTGGACTGTTTGCTGGAGGGTTTCCCACTCTCAGACCTACAGGACAGAGAGATGCAGCAGGAAAGACCCCAG TGTCTCGTTCCAgctcgtctctgtctctgaagcCGCAGTGGAACGCACCGGCGTCAGCAGACCATGAACATTACCGGACCCTGGAGCCCCGGAGCTCCGTCCACCGTGTGCTCGCGCCGTCGTCCTCGGCTCCTCCCTCCCCGTCTCACAGCCACAAGCACCCGCCTCCCTTCCTagtgtcctctcctcctctgcctcctcctgccCATCCCTCTGTTCCTCCCCCACCTCCGCCACCTCAGGCCTTCCAGGACCGTCCAGCAAACAGGCCTCCTCCAGTCCCCTCCtgccctccccctccccctccatccCAGGTCACCAAGCCCACCTGGCTTCCCATCCAGCACTCCCagccctctgctcctcctcctcct ccctccccaccCCCCTCTGCCCCTCCACCTTCCAGTCCCTCTGCTGTCCCCGGGACCGCCTCCTCAGGTTGCTTCTACCCTCCCCCACTCCACACATCCCCAG CTCTGGGACCTCctccaccgcctcctcctccccctctgccgGCATCCTACACCCCCACCTGTCCgtcttctctccctccaccaccaccaaagATGCCCCCAGTGCCCTCCCCAGCCATGCGCCCCCTGCCACCGTCATACCCTTGCAACGCTCCCACTCGACGGCCTCCTGCTGTGCCCAGAAGTGCGG GTGCCAGTCGGCTGGCTCCTCCCCCAGCTCCTCCAGCACGTTCCCCCTCCACGGAATTGTCCACGCGTATTCCTCcgcctccaccacctcctcccctGCCCCCATCCAGTCTCAGGAATGGACACCTGCACAGTCTGG ATGATTTTGAATCCAAGTTCCAGTTTCACCCAGTGGAGGATTTACCTCCGCCTGAAGAATTCAAGTCTTTCCCTCGCATCTACCCCAGCAAAGAACACAGAG TGAACTCCAAACCACCTGGGATGAGGACACACCTCAGATGA